One part of the Haliotis asinina isolate JCU_RB_2024 chromosome 2, JCU_Hal_asi_v2, whole genome shotgun sequence genome encodes these proteins:
- the LOC137272518 gene encoding uncharacterized protein: protein MFYSGVLPILLLVATTSAYRFYQDEIPNGDRVPHPCKPNYLWWGVGHDNPLGGGPKNPFGRDFAQYHSWTEELCRLDSDGDGMTNGQELGDPNCVWRKGTFPEESDGVSHPGVCDPWGSEQCRQANQDVTCETGEFVCDGVNTQDVMNITLRFPPTSVPPEETTYMCFTFELDMLEEDAEYHLIGSKPFIDNSNVMHHIVITGCDATSTPLNRPEVCNMAAAGCQKTLQVWTLGMPGECVYPEAGFRIGKLAGITRISMQFHWTNPRRRTDYIDSSGLTLFVTKQLRRYNAAYFLTGETHLVIPPGMSRVVKKSTCSPECTRMIMSQPVYLMTGWNHMHYLGYQQNVELFRNGEKLRDLTPDEIYSYDNPKVYTYNPPIELKPGDTLDTTCVFRSTSRTTTAQYGEGTFDEMCFGIFTFYPAEAMEQPSCVTWDELELCDFDGTSIKGCDVLMIFNQSDPIRNRLFSKVLDNCNPYGGCRAECPAAIAEVREHPCFRGRMADYTGDTMRIFGLGPDVVKFFSAMESCECKDKPHTDPWKYPMSGSGSHRAGTYFSILLAVLLYKITL, encoded by the exons ATGTTTTACTCCGG CGTTCTACCCATTCTCCTGCTGGTGGCGACAACATCCGCCTACCGCTTCTACCAGGACGAGATCCCGAACGGTGATCGCGTCCCCCACCCTTGTAAACCCAACTACTTATGGTGGGGAGTCGGGCACGACAACCCTCTCGGGGGCGGACCAAAGAACCCATTTGGACGGGACTTCGCTCAATATCACAGT TGGACTGAGGAATTGTGCCGTCTGGACTCGGACGGAGATGGGATGACCAACGGTCAAGAGCTAGGTGATCCCAACTGCGTGTGGAGGAAGGGCACCTTCCCAGAAGAATCAGACGGTGTCAGCCATCCAG GTGTCTGTGACCCATGGGGCAGCGAACAATGCCGACAAGCCAACCAGGACGTCACGTGTGAAACAGGAGAGTTCGTATGCGACGGTGTCAACACTCAGG ATGTGATGAACATAACGCTGCGGTTCCCCCCAACCAGTGTCCCACCTGAGGAGACAACGTACATGTGCTTCACGTTCGAACTTGACATGCTTGAAGAAGATGCTGAGTACCATCTGATCGGCAGCAAACCCTTCATCGACAACTCCAACGTCATGCACCACATCGTCATCACCGGATGTGATGCTACAA GTACTCCATTAAACAGGCCTGAAGTGTGCAATATGGCAGCGGCGGGTTGTCAAAAGACCCTGCAAGTCTGGACGCTAGGAATGCCGGGAGAATGTGTATATCCGGAGGCAGGCTTCAGAATTGGCAAGCTGGCTGGCATCACTCGAATCAGCATGCAG TTCCACTGGACGAATCCACGAAGGAGGACAGACTACATTGACAGTTCTGGCCTAACCCTGTTTGTTACTAAGCAACTGAGACGCTACAACGCAGCATACTTCTTGACCGGCGAGACGCACCTGGTGATCCCACCTGGCATGTCCAGAGTGGTCAAGAAGTCTACTTGTTCCCCTGAATGTACCCGGATGATCATGTCTCAACCAGTATACCTTATGACAGGCTGGAACCATATGCACTATCTGG GATACCAACAGAATGTGGAACTCTTTCGCAATGGCGAGAAGCTGCGAGACTTGACTCCGGATGAAATTTACAGTTACGATAACCCAAAGGTTTATAC ATACAATCCCCCCATTGAACTGAAACCTGGGGACACCCTGGACACAACCTGTGTGTTCCGATCTACGTCGAGAACCACTACTGCCCAGTATGGTGAAGGCACATTCGATGAGATGTGTTTTGGTATATTCACCTTCTACCCCGCGGAAGCAATGGAACAGCCCTCGTGCGTGACTTGGGACGAACTGGAGCTGTGCGATTTTGACGGAACTTCAATTAAAGGCTGCGATGTGTTGATGATCTTTAACCAGTCGGATCCGATACGTAACCGTTTGTTTTCAAAG gTCCTTGACAACTGCAATCCTTACGGGGGCTGTCGTGCGGAATGTCCCGCAGCCATAGCGGAAGTACGGGAGCATCCTTGCTTCAGAGGCCGTATGGCAGATTATACTGGAGACACTATGCGCATCTTCGGGTTAGGCCCGGACGTCGTCAAGTTCTTCTCTGCCATGGAGTCCTGTGAGTGCAAGGACAAGCCCCACACGGACCCCTGGAAGTACCCCATGTCCGGATCAGGGAGTCACAGAGCTGGAACTTATTTCAGTATTCTCCTGGCAGTGCTGCTGTACAAAATAACTCTCTGA